The sequence below is a genomic window from Micromonospora aurantiaca ATCC 27029.
TCGTCGCAGTCCCCGGGCGTGAGGTTGGACGACAGCGGCACGTCGACGGTCTCGGTCAGCAGCCGTGCGGTACGTGGCAGCGTCGCGCGGATCTCGCCGGGGTCGGCGCTGTCGTACAGGAACCGCCAGTTCCAGAACGCCCGGACGTTGAGGTCGTCGTCCGCGCCGATGTTGCGGGCGTCGATCCCCTCGGCCCGCAGCGCGCGGGCGAACCAGCCCGCGTCGCCGCCTGGTACGCGGAACACGAACGCCTCCCCGAGGTACGCCCCGGGCGCGACCGGCCGCCGGACCGCGATGCCGGGCAGCCCGGCCAGGGCGCCGCTGACGTGCGCGTAGTTGCGGTGGAACAGCGCCAGCCGCTGCGGCAGCCGGGTCAGCTCGGCGCGCAGCAGTGCCGCCCGGATCTCGTCCATCCGCAGGCTCAGCAGCGGCAGGTCCAGGCCGGTCAGCGGCGGCTCGCCGTCCGGGAAGTGCCGCCGCAGCCGCCCCTCGTACGCCCCGGACAGCGCCACCGCCCGCGCGAACAGCGTGCTGTCGTCGGTGATCAGGAAACCGCCCTCGCCGCAGTTGAGCGCCTTGTCGGACTGGGTGCTGAACGCCCCGGCGGCCCCGAACGTGCCGAGCTTGCGGCCGTTGAGTTCGGCGCCGAGCGCGGGCACCGCGTCCTCGATGAGCGGCACGCCCATCTCGGCGGCGAACGCGGACAGCGCCTCGACGTCGGCGGCGAAGCCGCGCATGTGCACGACCATGACGGCGCGGATCTCGGGGTGCCAGCGGCGGCGCAGGTCGTCGAGGTCCATCCGCAGGTCGTCGTCGACCTCGACCAGGAATGGCCGGCAACCGGCCAGGACAATGGCGCTGGGGGTGGCGACGAAAGTGAATCCGGGGCAGGCCACCAATGATCCCGGCGGCACTCCGGCGCCCATCAGGGCGAGCGCCAGTGCGGCGGTCCCGCTGGAAACGGCCAGCGCGTGCCGGGTGCCGAAATAGCGACACAGTTCGTCCTCGAACCGCCCGCATTCGGTTTCGTTCGGCGGCCGATGGTCGTATCGGAAGTAGAGGTGACTGCGGACGGCGCGAATAGCCGCGTCCTCGTCCTCGGTGTGCACGAACACGGCGCCCTTGTCGTACGTCGGCCAGGGCGTGCGCCGCACCGGCTGTCCGCCGTGCAGGGCGAGCTGTTCGGGCAGCTCAGAGCCGTTCTGCACCGGCCTCGGCGGGCTCGGTGCGGGAGCGTCGTTGTTCCCGTCCACCGGCGGACTCCTCGGGCGAGCGGCGACAATTCCTATTATCTCGGTAGGATTGGCCGGGCGTGCGCCGGGCATGGTAGCCCGGCGGAATCGCAGTCCCGGCGCGATCCCGTCGAGGGGTAAGAAATGCCACCAGATCCGACATTCATGGTACGTCGATCCAGCGATAGTAATGATTGTCGTCGATCCTGTACTCGTCAACAGATAGACGTGAATATGTTCGGCGCCGGGTCGTGCCGACAGTGGACTATGCGGAATTGTCGCTGCCGTCCCGCTGATCCGTCGGCCTGTGCCGGCGCCTCCTGCCGCGGAACCCCGGCGTCGCCACGCCGCGTTCGACCCGGCCGCGTTCGACCCGCCGCCCGGGGCGCCCATCGCGTCGGCTCGGCGTTCCGGTCGTGCCGGACCTGTTCGTGCTGGGCTCGTTCGTGCCGGACCCCTTCGCGCCGGACCTGCTCGCGTCGGGCTTGCCACGCCGAGCTCTGCCGTCACCGACGGTAGCGGCGGAGCTTCCCCGGCATGACTCACCTCGCGCCCTTTGCTCTGCAGCCATCGACGCATCGGTGACTCACGGCCACTGCCGCGTATGCGGCTGCAGAGCAAAGGGCGCGGAGGGGCATGAGTGCCGCCGCCGGCCTCTCCGGCGTCTCCGCTGGTCAGGGGCGTGCCGTGGAAAAACCGGTCCGGTCGCGAAGGAGAAGGCCGTCACCCTGCGTGATCTGCCGCCCGGTGAGAGTCGACATGACGGAAAGTCACGCTCCCGGACCGGCCAGGGGCACCGAAGCCGGTCGGAGGGCGCGTGGATCAGGCGGCTCGCCAGTCGCGGACCAACGCGGACACAGTGGCGTACCGCTCCGCCGGATCGGACCGGGCGGCCCGGTCGGCGACCGCGCGCTCGGCGGCCGTGCCCCGCCAGCCGGACGGAGCGTCGAGCAGGTGGTGCAGCGTACGACCGAGCGCATGGACCGTGGTGCGCTCGTCGATCGTCGCGCCCCGGGTCAGCTCCTCCGGCGACAGGTAGCGACGGGAGCCGGGCAGCCGGTCGGAGTCGAGCACGAACGGTCCCGGCCGGTACTCGTCCAGGTCGATCAGCCGCATCCGGCGGGCGTCGAAGTCGTAGAGGAAGCATCCGTCGTACAGGTCGACGGCGACGTACCCGGCCGCGCTCACGGCCAGGTGGGCGTCGAGGATGATGTCCAGCGCCGCGCGTACCTCGGCGACCGGCAGCCGCTGGAAGCGGGCCAGCCCGCTCCGGTCGCTGCCGCCGCCGGCTGTGGCGTGGTTGAGCACGACGCCGTCGCACCACGGGTACACCAGCGTCGGGCCGTCGGTGCCGTCGCGGACCAGCTCGGGCCGGACCACTGCCGGGTGCCGGACCGCGGCGTGCAGGCCCAGCGCGCGGGTCAGCGACTCTCGCGCCGCGGGTGTCCCGGCCCGCTTGACGAACCAGCGCCGGCCTGCCGACTCCACGCCGTAGGAGACGCATCCGGAGTCCTGGTCGCCGAAGACCACGAACGCGGCGGCCGGGTCGAAATCCCACACGCGTCGAGGCTACGACGACCGTCGCGCCGACGGTGGCCCGCCGGACCGCGCCGGGTCACCGCGGCTAGTCCACCACCTCGATCACGTCGGCGGGCGCGCGGCGCGGCGCCGGCGGCAGCTCCGCGTCCGGGCCCCAGCCGACGCGCACCACCAGGTACGGGTCGCCGATGCCGGCGAGCAGGTCGCGCATCATCCGGCGCGGCCAGGCCAGCTCCACGGCGTCGCTGAGCGGCGCGCTGGCCAGCCCTTCGGCGGTGGCGGTGAGCAGCAGCGCCGACAGCGCCTCGCCGCCGCGCAGCCAGGCTGCCGGCTCGTCGGACTCGCCGAACAGGATCAGGTACGCCGCGCCCCGGTCGAAGTCCGCGCCCGCGCTGAGCCCGGCCGCCCCGCCGGGGGCGTAGTCGCGCAGCGGCACCCGGCGCGGGGACGGTCGCACGGCGGTGGCGGCGGGCACCCCGTCGCCGCTGCCCTCCGGGCGGTGGGTCCAGCGGTGCAGCTCCTCCCGGTACGCGGGGTCGGCCAGCTCCGCGTCGGCGGCGCGACCGGTGGAGACGGCGAGCATCGGCATCTGGTCCGGCCGGACCACGTGCAGGTGCGCGCCCTCGGCCTCCACGGCGTCCCCGAGCCGGGCCAGCACCGCCTCCGGCACCGGCCGGTCCCCGTACGCCCGGCGGTCGGTGCGGCGGCGCGGAATGGCGTCGACCAGGCGGCCCGCCGGGACGTCCAGGTCGGCCGGGCCGGTGGTACGCACCCGGGCCAGCAGCGACGGGTCGCCCGGGTCGGGCAGCCGCTCCACGGTGACCGCCCAGCCGACCGCCGTCAGCGACACGCGCGCGTGGTGCAGGGCGGCGCCGCAGCTCAGCATGAGCAGCCGGCCGTCCGGGTCGGTGTGGGCGAGCTGCCGGTCCGCGTCGGCGCGCAACTCCAGCGCGTCGCCGGTGACCCGCCAGCGCCAGGGCTGGGTGTTGAACACCGACGGGGCGTGCAGGGACTGCCGGGCGGCCGCCTCCAGCACCCGTACCCTCGGGTCCTGCTCGATGCGGGTCGATGAGCTGTTCATGGCGGCCCTCCTGGTTGCTCGTCCCCTTCCGACCCTGCCCGCCGCCGTCGCGGGCGGACAGGGCCGGAGGTCCCGGCCGCACCGGGCCGTGCGCCCCGGCGCGGCGTCACGCCTCCTCCGGCTCCGGAGGTACGGCCAGAGCGATGGTCAGGTCGAGCACAGTGGCCGGGTCGTGCAGCCGGTCGCCGAACAGCTCCCGCAGCTTGCCCATCCGGTAGCGGACGGTCTGCGGGTGCACGTACAGGTCGGCCGCCACGTCGTCGCGGCGTCCCTGGTGCAGCAGCCACGACCGCAGCGTCTCGGCCAGCCGGTGCGCGGTGGCCGGGGGCAGCGCGGCCAGTGGCGCGAGCGCCTGCGCGCGCAGGTCGGCCAGGGCTTCCGGATCCATGCTGAGCAGCAGCGTCGCCAGGTGGCGCTCGGTGTCGACCGGCCCGGCGTCCGCCTCGCCGAGGCCGAGCGCGAGCGCTCGGGTGGCCCGCTGGTACGACGCGGCGACCCGGTGCCAGGGCCGGGCCGGGCCGAGCACCGCCCGGTGCCCGTGCAGCAGCCGGGTGAGCTGGCGGCGCCGGCCGCCGTGCATGTCCGGCACCAGCAGTACGGCCAGCTCCTCGACCGGGTTCATGCCGGGCAGGTCCTCGCCGCTCTCCAGCGTGTACGGGCTGAGCAGCGCCAGCACCGCACGCAGGTGCCGGCGCGGCAGCAGCACCACTGTGAGGGTCTGCGGCGGCGGCCAGTCGGCGCGCTCCGCGCTGCGCCGCAACGACTCCTCCGGCTCACCGGCCAGCAGTTGCTGGGTGAGCCGTTCCAGGCTGCGGCGGCGCATCCGGCCGGCACTGGCCAGTTCGTCGGCGTGCCCGGCCACGCTCGCCGCGGACAGCTCGTCGATGTAGGCGAACATCAGCTCGGCGAACTCGGCCACCGTCTCGGCGGCCAGCCCGCTGCGTACCGTCGTGGTCGACACCTCGCGCCAGGCCACCCGGGCGCCCACCCGGTACGCGGCCAGCAGCGCGTCCATGCTGCGCCCCGAGCGGGCCTCGCCGCTGCCCAGCGCGTACGCCGCCTCCAGCGCCGGGGCCAGGGGAGTGCTCGGGTCGAACGCCTGGGTACCCTCGATGAGCTGGAGGAACGTGCCGAGGGCGATGCGTACCGCGTTTTCGATCTTCGCCCGCATGGCACCGGTGAGCGCGCCGGAGTAGTCCGGCACCTCAGCGGTGATCGCGGAGACCGTCCGCTCGGCGACCATCGGCAGCCGGGCGCGCAGCGTCTCCGCCACCCCGGCGTCGAGGTTGAGGTGCGCGGCGCGCTGCCCCGTGCCGGCCTCCGACGTCATGTTTGTTCCCTCCGAACAAAAACCTGCGACCGTTTCACCTTTGCCGGTCAAGATGTTATGCGATCGGGCGGTCACGCTGGTCATATGACCACAACTGCCTCCCGCCGCCCTCAGAAGGTCACCTTCCGGGACAGGCTGCTGCGGCTGGCCGGAACGGTCACCACGCCGGTGCTGCCGGACGACTATCTCGACCTGATCGCGCCGCTGCGCGCGGGCGCCCCGCTGCGCGGCAAGATCGTCGCGGTACGCCCGGAGACCCGGGACGCGGCCACGCTGGTGATCCAACCCGGCCGCGCCTGGCAGGGCCACACGCCCGGGCAGTACATCCGCCTCGGCGTGGACGTCGACGGGGTGCGTCAGTGGCGCGCGTACTCGCTCACCTCGCCGCCGGACGCCGCGGACGGCCGGATCTCCGTCACCGTGAAGGCCATCCCGGACGGCAAGGTCAGCAACCATCTCGTACGCCGGCTGCGGCCCGGCACGATCGTGCACCTCGACCAGGCCCAGGGTGAGTTCGTGCTGCCCGCCGCGACGCCCGAGCGCGTCCTGTTCCTCACCGCGGGCAGCGGCATCACCCCGGTCATGGGGATGCTGCGCTCCGGGCTGGCGGACCGGGCCGACGTGGTGCTCGTGCACTCGGCGCCGACCCGCGACGACGTCATCTTCGGTACGGAGCTGCGCGCCCTGGCCGACCGCGGCGCGCTACGGCTGATCGAGCGGCACACCGACACGGACGGCCTGCTCGACGTCGCCGAACTGGCCGGCCTGGTGCCCGACCACCTCGACCGGGAGGCGTGGGCGTGCGGGCCGATCGGCATGCTCGACGCGGTCGAGGGGTACTGGTCCTCGAACGATCTCGTCGAGCGGTTGCACACCGAGCGGTTCCGCCCGACGGTGATCACGCCGGGCGAGGGAGGCACCGTGACCTTCACCGGGGCGGGCGTGACAGTCGAGTCCGACGGCGCCACCACACTGCTCGACGCGGGGGAGAACGCCGGAGTGCTGATGCCTTCCGGGTGCCGGATGGGCATCTGCTTCGGCTGCGTCGTACCGCTGCGCCAGGGAGCTGTCCGCGACCTGCGCAACGGCGACGTCACCACTGCCGTACCGGGGGACGGCGTGCTGGTCCAGACGTGCGTGTCGGCCGCCGCCGGTACCTGCGACATCGATATCTGACAGGAGCCACCCACGTGACCGTGATCCAGAAGAAGGCCGTCAACCCGATCGCCCACCTGAGCGCCGAGGACATCGAGATCATCGGCAAGGAACTGGACGCGATCCGGGACCGGGTCCTCGCCGACCGGGGGGAGCGGGACGCCCGCTACATCCGCAAGGTGGTCAAGACCCAGCGGACACTGGAGATGAGCAGCCGTGCGGTGCTGCTGTTCTCGCTGTTCCCGCCGGCCTGGATCGTCGGCACGGCCGGGCTCACGGTCGCCAAGATCCTGGAGAACATGGAGATCGGGCACAACGTCCTGCACGGCCAGTGGGACTGGATGCGTGACCCGAAGATCCACTCCACCACCTGGGAGTGGGACCACGTCTCCCCGGCCGACCAGTGGAAGCAGTCGCACAACGAGCTGCACCACAGGTACACCAACGTGGTCGGCAAGGACAACGACCTCGGGTACGGCATCATGCGCGTGGACGAGGACCAGCCCTGGCACCCGATGCACCTCGGGCAGCCGCTGTGGAACCTGCTCAACGCCGCGTTCTTCGAGTACGGCATCGCCGCGTACGACATGGAGCTGGGCGACCACCTCAAGCAGCGCAAGCTCAAGGACCCCAAGTTCCGGGCCAAGGCCAGGGCCGTCGGACGCAAGATCCGCCGCCAGGTGCTCAAGGACTACGTGGTGCACCCGCTGCTGTCCGGGCCGTCGTTCCTGTCCACACTCGCCGCCACGTTCACCGCGAACCTGCTGCGCAACGTGTGGAGCCACTCCGTGATCATGTGCGGGCACTTCCCCAACGGCGTGGAGACGTTCGAGAAGACCTCCATCGACGGCGAGACCCGCGGCGAGTGGTACCTGCGGCAGATGCTCGGCTCGGCCAACATCAGCGGCAGCCGGCTGCTACACATCATGACCGGCAACCTGTCGTACCAGATCGAGCACCACCTCTTCCCCGACCTGCCCAGCAACCGCTACCAGGAGATCGCCCCGCAGGTGCGGGCGCTGTTCGACAGGTACGGCCTGCACTACACCACCGGCCCGCTGCCCAAGCAGGTCGCCTCCGCGTGGTGGAAGGTCATCCGCCTGTCGCTGCCCAACCGCAAGGACAGCCGGCAGCCGGTCGCCCCGGCCGCTCTGGCCTCCTCCGGTACGGCCTGACCCGCCCGCTCGGTGCACGGCCGGTGAACTTCCACCGGCCGGCACCTGACCGTCGGCTGCACAGTCGGCGTCACCGCAGCTCAGAGCCGGTTTCGCGGCCGTTGTGACGGTCCCGCGCCCCCGTACACTCGCGCCCGTCCGGGCGTACGGGTGAAGGGGTGGATCGCCGATGCGGCGCGACGACACGACGCGGCTCGGCCGGCGCGTGGTCATGCTCGTCGACAACGCGGTCGAGGGTGACTCGCGGGTGCAGAAGGCGGCCCGCTCGGCCGCCGACGCCGGCTGGGACGTCACGCTGATCGGCTGCGCCCACGTCGACGCCGAACGCCGCTGGCGGCTCGGTGACGCCGAGGTCCGCGTCCTGCCGCTCGCCGCCGCGCGCGCCACTCCACCGGCCGCCGTCTCCGGCCCGCGCGGCGTGTCCGGGCTGCGGACGCGGCTGGTGGCCCGGGGCGGGTTGCCGTTGCGCGCGGCCCGGCTGGCACGCCGGCCGGTGGAGCACGCCCAGGTCCGCTACTGGCGAGCCCGGCTGCGCGACGGGGCCTGGCGGCGGCTGGAGCCGGGGCTCTGGGACTACGAACGGGTCGCCGGACCGGTCGTCGACGGGCTGCGGCCCGACCTGATCCACGCGCACGACTTCCGGATGCTCGGCGTGGCCGCCCGCGCCGTGGACCGCGCCCGCGCCGCCGGACGGGACACCAAGCTGGTCTGGGACGCGCACGAGTGGCTGCCCGGCGCCCGGCCCCGCCGCGACAACGCCCGCTGGCTGCCCGCGCATCTCGGGTACGTCCGCGAGTACGTCGGCGCCGCCGACGCGGTGGTCACCGTCTCCGACACGCTCGCGGACCTGCTGGTACGCGACCACGCCCTGCCCGAGCGCCCCACAGTGATCCTGAACGCCCCGGTCACTGCCGCCTCCGAGCCGCCCGCCCCCGAGCCGGCCGCCTTCGAGCCCGCCGACCTGGCCGCTCCCGACCTGCGGAAGCGGTGCGGTCTGCCCCCGGACACGCCGCTGCTCGTCTACAGCGGGGCGATGGCCGCCCAGCGCGGCGTGGACACGGTGGTCGAGGCGTTGCCGCTGCTGCCCGGCGTACACCTGGCCCTTGTCGTCGCCGACCCGGACGCGGCCTACGTCCGCCAGGTCGTCGCTTGCGCGACCCGGCACGGGGTGGGCGACCGGGTGCACGTGCTGCCGTACGTGCCGCACCGGCAGCTCGTCGCGTTCCTCGCCGCCGCCGACATCGGGCTGATCCCGCTGCACCACTGGCCCAACCACGAGATCGCGCTGATCACCAAGTTCTTCGAGTACGCGCACGCGCGGCTGCCGATCGTGGTCAGCGACGTGCGGACCATGGCCGAGACGGTCCGCGCCACCGGGCAGGGCGAGGTGTTCCGCGCCCGCGACGCCGCCGACCTGGCCCGCGCGGTACGGGCGGTCCTCGCGGATCCGGCCCGGTACCGCGCCGCGTACGAGGGCGAGGGTTCCCCGCTCCAGGAGTGGACGTGGGAGGCGCAGGCCGAACGCCTGGACGCGCTCTACCGCTGCCTGCTCACCCCCGCCCGCTGACGCCCGCCGCTTGCCCGAGTGGAACGCCATGGGTGTCTCCGGCCCGTTTTGACACCCATGGCGTTCCACCCACGTCTCCAGGGCCATGGTCAACTCCAGATCGTCGAAGTGGCGGCATCCGAGGGCCGGTGACCCCGCCTTCTCGGGGGAGTTGCGTTGATCTTGCGCCGGCGCGGGGCACGGGGCGCACGGGGCACGCGGGCGCGCGGAAAAGGGTTGGGCGGGACGGTGCGGGGCGGGCTACCGTCGGAGTATGCAGAGCAGGCGTACCTTTACCGCCGCGGCCGCGCGAGCTTCCCGCTCGCCGGTTGCCGCCGCCTGACCTGCCCCACACCCACGCCGGCGACCGGAAACGGTCCGCCGGCGTCGTCGTGTCGACGCCGTGAAACGCGCGCGGCGGGCCGTCCGGTCACCCGTACCCGGAAGGCACCCACCATGACACCCGACGAGATCACCCGGACGTTCCTCGACCACTACCAGCGGCACGACCATCGGCGTGCGCCGGAGAGTTCGCTCGTTCCGCCGCCCGGCGACCCGGTGCTGTTCACCACGTCCGGCATGCACCCGCTCACGCCGTACCTGCTGGGGCGCCCGCACCCGGGCGGGCGGCGACTGGCGAACGTGCAGCGGTGCCTGCGCACCACGGACCTGGACGAGGTGGGCGACAGCACCCACCTGACCGTGTTCCAGATGCTCGGCTCGTGGTCGCTCGGCGACTACGACATCGCGACGAGCCTGCGCTGGGGCTTCGAGCTGCTCACCGACGGGTTCGGCATCCCGGCGGGGAAACTGCACGCGACGGTGTTCGGCGGCGACGACCGGCTCGGCCCGGACGACACCGCGCGGGACACCTGGACCGGGCTCGGCGTCCCGGTGGAGGCGCTCGGCGAGGACAACTGGTGGTCCAACGGCCCGACCGGCCCCTGCGGACCGGACTCGGAGATCTTCGTGTGGACCGGCGACGGCCCGCCCACCGGCACACCGAGCACCGACGCGCGCTGGGTGGAGGTGTGGAACCACGTGCAGATGCGCTACCACAGGCACCCCGACGGCCGGCTCACGCCGCTGCCGCACTCCAGCATCGACACCGGCATGGGCCTGGAACGGCTGGAGATGGTGCTGCGCGGCGACCGGTCCGTGTTCACCGGCGACGGGCTGCGGCCGTGGGTGGACGTCGTCCGCGACCGGTGGGACCTGCGCGGTGAGGAGCTGCGCGTGGTCTCCGACCACCTGCGGTCCGCGGTGGTCGTGCTCGGTGACGGGGTACGCCCCGGCAACACCGGCCGCGGGTACGTGCTGCGGCGGCTCCTGCGCCGCGCGCTGACAGTGCCGTGGCGCGACGACCC
It includes:
- a CDS encoding DegT/DnrJ/EryC1/StrS family aminotransferase — protein: MDGNNDAPAPSPPRPVQNGSELPEQLALHGGQPVRRTPWPTYDKGAVFVHTEDEDAAIRAVRSHLYFRYDHRPPNETECGRFEDELCRYFGTRHALAVSSGTAALALALMGAGVPPGSLVACPGFTFVATPSAIVLAGCRPFLVEVDDDLRMDLDDLRRRWHPEIRAVMVVHMRGFAADVEALSAFAAEMGVPLIEDAVPALGAELNGRKLGTFGAAGAFSTQSDKALNCGEGGFLITDDSTLFARAVALSGAYEGRLRRHFPDGEPPLTGLDLPLLSLRMDEIRAALLRAELTRLPQRLALFHRNYAHVSGALAGLPGIAVRRPVAPGAYLGEAFVFRVPGGDAGWFARALRAEGIDARNIGADDDLNVRAFWNWRFLYDSADPGEIRATLPRTARLLTETVDVPLSSNLTPGDCDDLVRAVRKVAVARETALVGS
- a CDS encoding serine/threonine protein kinase; this translates as MWDFDPAAAFVVFGDQDSGCVSYGVESAGRRWFVKRAGTPAARESLTRALGLHAAVRHPAVVRPELVRDGTDGPTLVYPWCDGVVLNHATAGGGSDRSGLARFQRLPVAEVRAALDIILDAHLAVSAAGYVAVDLYDGCFLYDFDARRMRLIDLDEYRPGPFVLDSDRLPGSRRYLSPEELTRGATIDERTTVHALGRTLHHLLDAPSGWRGTAAERAVADRAARSDPAERYATVSALVRDWRAA
- a CDS encoding Acg family FMN-binding oxidoreductase produces the protein MNSSSTRIEQDPRVRVLEAAARQSLHAPSVFNTQPWRWRVTGDALELRADADRQLAHTDPDGRLLMLSCGAALHHARVSLTAVGWAVTVERLPDPGDPSLLARVRTTGPADLDVPAGRLVDAIPRRRTDRRAYGDRPVPEAVLARLGDAVEAEGAHLHVVRPDQMPMLAVSTGRAADAELADPAYREELHRWTHRPEGSGDGVPAATAVRPSPRRVPLRDYAPGGAAGLSAGADFDRGAAYLILFGESDEPAAWLRGGEALSALLLTATAEGLASAPLSDAVELAWPRRMMRDLLAGIGDPYLVVRVGWGPDAELPPAPRRAPADVIEVVD
- a CDS encoding PucR family transcriptional regulator, yielding MTSEAGTGQRAAHLNLDAGVAETLRARLPMVAERTVSAITAEVPDYSGALTGAMRAKIENAVRIALGTFLQLIEGTQAFDPSTPLAPALEAAYALGSGEARSGRSMDALLAAYRVGARVAWREVSTTTVRSGLAAETVAEFAELMFAYIDELSAASVAGHADELASAGRMRRRSLERLTQQLLAGEPEESLRRSAERADWPPPQTLTVVLLPRRHLRAVLALLSPYTLESGEDLPGMNPVEELAVLLVPDMHGGRRRQLTRLLHGHRAVLGPARPWHRVAASYQRATRALALGLGEADAGPVDTERHLATLLLSMDPEALADLRAQALAPLAALPPATAHRLAETLRSWLLHQGRRDDVAADLYVHPQTVRYRMGKLRELFGDRLHDPATVLDLTIALAVPPEPEEA
- a CDS encoding ferredoxin reductase; the protein is MTTTASRRPQKVTFRDRLLRLAGTVTTPVLPDDYLDLIAPLRAGAPLRGKIVAVRPETRDAATLVIQPGRAWQGHTPGQYIRLGVDVDGVRQWRAYSLTSPPDAADGRISVTVKAIPDGKVSNHLVRRLRPGTIVHLDQAQGEFVLPAATPERVLFLTAGSGITPVMGMLRSGLADRADVVLVHSAPTRDDVIFGTELRALADRGALRLIERHTDTDGLLDVAELAGLVPDHLDREAWACGPIGMLDAVEGYWSSNDLVERLHTERFRPTVITPGEGGTVTFTGAGVTVESDGATTLLDAGENAGVLMPSGCRMGICFGCVVPLRQGAVRDLRNGDVTTAVPGDGVLVQTCVSAAAGTCDIDI
- a CDS encoding fatty acid desaturase family protein: MTVIQKKAVNPIAHLSAEDIEIIGKELDAIRDRVLADRGERDARYIRKVVKTQRTLEMSSRAVLLFSLFPPAWIVGTAGLTVAKILENMEIGHNVLHGQWDWMRDPKIHSTTWEWDHVSPADQWKQSHNELHHRYTNVVGKDNDLGYGIMRVDEDQPWHPMHLGQPLWNLLNAAFFEYGIAAYDMELGDHLKQRKLKDPKFRAKARAVGRKIRRQVLKDYVVHPLLSGPSFLSTLAATFTANLLRNVWSHSVIMCGHFPNGVETFEKTSIDGETRGEWYLRQMLGSANISGSRLLHIMTGNLSYQIEHHLFPDLPSNRYQEIAPQVRALFDRYGLHYTTGPLPKQVASAWWKVIRLSLPNRKDSRQPVAPAALASSGTA
- a CDS encoding glycosyltransferase family 4 protein, whose translation is MRRDDTTRLGRRVVMLVDNAVEGDSRVQKAARSAADAGWDVTLIGCAHVDAERRWRLGDAEVRVLPLAAARATPPAAVSGPRGVSGLRTRLVARGGLPLRAARLARRPVEHAQVRYWRARLRDGAWRRLEPGLWDYERVAGPVVDGLRPDLIHAHDFRMLGVAARAVDRARAAGRDTKLVWDAHEWLPGARPRRDNARWLPAHLGYVREYVGAADAVVTVSDTLADLLVRDHALPERPTVILNAPVTAASEPPAPEPAAFEPADLAAPDLRKRCGLPPDTPLLVYSGAMAAQRGVDTVVEALPLLPGVHLALVVADPDAAYVRQVVACATRHGVGDRVHVLPYVPHRQLVAFLAAADIGLIPLHHWPNHEIALITKFFEYAHARLPIVVSDVRTMAETVRATGQGEVFRARDAADLARAVRAVLADPARYRAAYEGEGSPLQEWTWEAQAERLDALYRCLLTPAR
- a CDS encoding alanine--tRNA ligase-related protein, with product MTPDEITRTFLDHYQRHDHRRAPESSLVPPPGDPVLFTTSGMHPLTPYLLGRPHPGGRRLANVQRCLRTTDLDEVGDSTHLTVFQMLGSWSLGDYDIATSLRWGFELLTDGFGIPAGKLHATVFGGDDRLGPDDTARDTWTGLGVPVEALGEDNWWSNGPTGPCGPDSEIFVWTGDGPPTGTPSTDARWVEVWNHVQMRYHRHPDGRLTPLPHSSIDTGMGLERLEMVLRGDRSVFTGDGLRPWVDVVRDRWDLRGEELRVVSDHLRSAVVVLGDGVRPGNTGRGYVLRRLLRRALTVPWRDDPARTLDEMPPQVYADTLRRFRQVPDPSTRPVDVGSLHATLVDEERRFRGLLRRGRPLVDRVRARGPLTERDYHWLHDTHGLPRDLVDGLLAEAS